A single region of the Streptomyces caelestis genome encodes:
- a CDS encoding L-rhamnose mutarotase, protein MRVALHTKVRADRIEEYEAAHREVPEELTAAIRAAGVREWTIWRSGTDLFHVLEVEDYPAMIAALDKLPVNIAWQARMADLLDVVHDYSAQGADASLPVVWEL, encoded by the coding sequence ATGAGGGTCGCCCTGCACACCAAGGTCCGCGCCGACCGCATCGAGGAGTACGAGGCCGCGCACCGGGAGGTGCCCGAGGAACTCACCGCCGCCATCCGCGCCGCAGGAGTGCGGGAATGGACGATCTGGCGCAGCGGCACGGACCTGTTCCATGTGCTGGAGGTCGAGGACTACCCGGCGATGATCGCCGCACTCGACAAATTGCCTGTCAACATCGCCTGGCAGGCCCGGATGGCCGACCTGCTCGACGTCGTCCACGACTACTCCGCGCAGGGCGCGGACGCCTCACTGCCGGTGGTGTGGGAACTGTGA
- a CDS encoding amidohydrolase family protein yields MTAAETAPGIVDAHHHVWDLSVRDQDWISGDELAPLRRDFTLAELAPEARAAGVTATVLVQTITVPEETPEFLALAADSDLVAGVVGWTDLTAPDIAETLAGLRTGPGGEYLVGIRHQVQGEPDPRWLVRPEVLRGLSAVAEAGLVYDLVVKPHQLAAAVEAAERLPDLTFVLDHLGKPPIASGELAPWAQQIRRLAALPNTVCKLSGMVTEAAWDSWTIAALTPYADTVLDAFGPARLMFGSDWPVCRLVATYAEVVAVARALTAGLGPAERHDVFTGTAMRTYDLRVTARPAPPQDTPCA; encoded by the coding sequence GTGACCGCAGCGGAAACCGCGCCCGGCATCGTGGACGCCCACCACCATGTGTGGGACCTGTCCGTCCGCGACCAGGACTGGATCAGCGGAGACGAACTCGCCCCGCTGCGACGCGACTTCACCCTCGCCGAGCTGGCGCCGGAGGCCCGCGCGGCCGGTGTCACGGCCACCGTGCTGGTGCAGACGATCACCGTGCCGGAGGAGACCCCGGAGTTCCTGGCCCTGGCCGCCGACAGCGACCTGGTCGCCGGGGTCGTCGGCTGGACCGACCTGACCGCCCCCGACATCGCGGAGACCCTCGCGGGGCTGCGGACGGGTCCGGGAGGGGAGTACCTGGTGGGCATCCGCCACCAGGTGCAGGGCGAGCCGGATCCGCGCTGGCTCGTACGCCCCGAGGTCCTGCGCGGTCTGTCCGCCGTCGCCGAGGCGGGACTCGTCTACGACCTGGTGGTGAAGCCCCACCAACTCGCGGCGGCCGTCGAGGCCGCGGAGCGCCTGCCAGACCTCACCTTCGTCCTCGACCACCTCGGCAAGCCGCCCATCGCGTCCGGCGAACTCGCCCCCTGGGCGCAGCAGATCCGGCGCCTCGCCGCCCTCCCCAACACCGTCTGCAAACTCTCCGGCATGGTCACCGAAGCCGCATGGGACTCGTGGACCATCGCGGCCCTCACGCCGTACGCCGACACCGTGCTCGACGCCTTCGGCCCCGCGCGGCTGATGTTCGGCTCCGACTGGCCCGTCTGCCGGCTCGTCGCCACGTACGCCGAAGTGGTCGCCGTCGCACGCGCGCTGACGGCCGGGCTCGGCCCCGCCGAGCGTCACGACGTCTTCACCGGAACGGCCATGC